The DNA window CAAAATGGTTGGAACAAGAGCCCCTGGTCAGACCTATGAGACTACTCGAATGGGGGCTTTTCATTAAGGGAAGGGGGAAGCGACACCTTTTATACTAACTATTTTGTGTACGAATTGACTCTGGTGATGGATCAGGGTTAGAACTAGTCTGAAGCTTGTCAAAGGGCTTTTGACGGTTTGAAGATGGCGGTGGTGATTGAGCCGGTGCTGAAGTTGCCTGAGTTTGATAAGCCGGTTGAAACTTTCGCTTCTGGCAGAGACCTTGACGGGCTGAGCACTTGACCAGTTGGTGATGCAATTGGCAAGTGAACAACGAGTCTTGGTTGAAGACTCAAGCTTGTGGGCTTGGTTGCTTCTTAAGGCTTTCCTGCTTGCCTTGCTTTCGCTTAGCCTTATCTTATAAGCCTTGCTTTCACTAAACTTACTTAACTTGTATTTACTTGACTTCATTCTACAGCGGCGCAACCCACAACATTGATTTTATTTTCAACCCGGATTTACAACCACGCCTAGTTCCCTTAGTTCCGAGTGCCGGTAGGAGAACTGCGGGTTAGCTTTAATAGTTCTGTTCCAAGCAAGCTCAAAGCCAAAAACACAAGCTGGTGAACCTGAACCTTTCCATCCAACCTGTGGACTTTGAGGCTGTCTTCCTCCCATGATCGATTTCGACGTAGCGGCTCACGCCTGACCGGGTTTATTTACTTGCTATTATAGAAAGGCGAGAATAACCTGCATTCAACTCTTAAGGGAACGAGGCGAACCCAGGTGGGCGAGCGAGTGGCAGGGCAGGAACTCCTTGGATTAGTATTGAGGGGCTGGGAGAGGAAGAGATGAACTTACACTAACAAAGGAAAGCTTCTTCATTCTATACTGACTCTTAAAGTTATTACATAGTTGTTCTAATAAATAAGATAACAACAAAGCTGAAATACCGATAACTCAAACATAGCATGTGAACCGATCGGAATTTACATGAGTTATAGAAGATATTACTAGTTCTAATGAGATTCCTATACTACGGTAGAGGATTCATGGTTTCAATAGCTGGATGGGAAAAGCCTTTTACTTGTCGGATATCATATTAGTACAGCTATCGAGTGGGTGTAGGTTGCATTCAAGCATTAAACCATACAGACGTGCCTATGGTCAAAGTCAAGGAAAGCGTTGATTTCCCGATAGGCAACGAATATGGTATGGTTTTCTTCACTTTATCTCTTGGGACAAAAGGAAAGCTTGAACCCATAAGAGATGGTTCTTAGGCTCACTATTTTTCTTTTATTTCCATTGGCCACATTCAAATGATACAGTACTCCGTACGGATATAGAAAGAACCGCAGAGAAAGAACAATCTCCCAGAACTTTCCAATCCTGTGTATTGCAAGTGCTCTTGTTTTTCAGCCCACCACGATTCCCAGCTCTTGGTTGCTGGCACACCAATACCACTATGACTACTAATCCATTTCGATAAATCATCCCAGTCTTCTCAAGCTCCTCTACGCTCCCTCCGGTCGCTCCTCTTGTACAACTTAGAACAAGAACTCAGTAAGTATCAGTAAGCCGTAGGACTATTGATACAAATTGAGGAGATATTAGCGACTCAAGAAGAAGGCTGGGTTCGAAGAAAGAAAGGAGAGCTTGCTGGTAGCGCCCTAAGACAGCAGAGGTAAAAGAGCTCCTAGCCCGAATTCAAAGGTACTTATGTAAAGGGAAGTTTTTTAAAGACTCCTTCTTAAGGAAGGGAATCTCAAAGAGGTTGGTGCAATTCTCTATTACTGAGATCCCCCATACATTGAAGATTTGAAATCTAGGGCACAGAAACACTTAACGATCTCGGGATCGGTATACACATTCATTAACGGCCGGACATGAACATCCAATTCTATTTCTTTTTCCTTCGCTCGTCTAGTCGTTTAGGCCCTATAAGGCCCTGTTGATTCTCCCTAGCTAGTAGGGGCCAGAGGGGGTGTAAGGGCAAAAGAGCAAGCGGGATAAATTCTAAGCTGTGGCACCAACAAAAGAATATGGCACCGACAAATCATATTACTGACAAACGAGCCTTTCAACGCCCGGCCAAACTAACGATTAAATGTATTTACTTGCATACGGTTCAAAAGATCTTCCCTTAGCCATAGAAGGCTTGGACAGTAGCCCTGATAATATGAGAATCTACGAAACGAAATGGAATAAGAGAAGATGTCTTCGTTCAGGTGAGAAAGAAGATCAATAGGCCCTTGCCTCGCCACAAACCGGAACCAGCTGCGGAATAGGGATCATACTCAAGTTTCTAAACCTGTTCTTACTTTTTCTGCTGTTGTGGAAGAATCAGTCAAATGAAATCTATTTAG is part of the Salvia miltiorrhiza mitochondrion, complete genome genome and encodes:
- the orf128c gene encoding hypothetical protein, whose amino-acid sequence is MKSSKYKLSKFSESKAYKIRLSESKASRKALRSNQAHKLESSTKTRCSLANCITNWSSAQPVKVSARSESFNRLIKLRQLQHRLNHHRHLQTVKSPLTSFRLVLTLIHHQSQFVHKIVSIKGVASPFP